A stretch of the Clostridium fungisolvens genome encodes the following:
- a CDS encoding alpha/beta hydrolase, producing the protein MRKYEDIAIEKLQKETKVIDNNGLKVILKPIPGEDRPGYLDPVELGIMMKQAENNSNQEMPETMPPLEVIIPIIRDSMGFPNYNLNTVEIHTKYEELTGSGNTVGLWHYYPRKSEKTKNKPALVFFHGGGWIGGSVYTVENFCKLIAELADAVVFNVDYSLAPEKPFPNGLNDNYYAVKHIYDNAEAYGIDPNKISVGGDSAGGNYAAAVSLKSKDLGDTKIAMQVLIYPAVTIGEAKAEGYEWNEDFFEVSEEHGEIIKKGCLGLGRPGKIEDDLMAGSYIGNAQDIYNPYISPMVAKSHEGLPKTIVAVAEFDGLRLQGEFYAKQLKEAGVDTTCYRYKGMTHAFIDKLGHVAQAEDLCIEIAKAMKEL; encoded by the coding sequence ATGAGAAAATATGAAGACATCGCAATTGAAAAACTTCAAAAAGAAACTAAAGTTATTGATAATAATGGCTTGAAGGTTATTTTAAAACCAATTCCAGGAGAAGATAGGCCAGGATATTTGGATCCAGTAGAACTAGGCATTATGATGAAGCAAGCAGAAAATAATTCTAACCAAGAGATGCCTGAAACAATGCCACCATTAGAAGTAATAATACCAATCATAAGGGATTCTATGGGGTTTCCAAACTATAATCTAAATACTGTTGAGATTCATACAAAATATGAGGAGCTAACAGGAAGCGGTAATACAGTAGGATTATGGCACTATTATCCAAGAAAATCTGAGAAAACTAAAAATAAGCCAGCTCTAGTATTTTTTCATGGTGGCGGCTGGATTGGTGGAAGTGTATACACCGTAGAAAATTTCTGTAAGCTTATAGCTGAATTAGCAGATGCAGTAGTGTTCAATGTTGATTATTCTTTAGCTCCAGAAAAGCCATTTCCAAACGGTTTGAATGATAACTACTACGCAGTTAAGCATATTTATGATAATGCAGAAGCTTACGGAATTGATCCAAACAAAATTTCTGTTGGAGGGGATAGTGCTGGTGGTAACTATGCAGCAGCGGTATCTCTAAAATCAAAAGATTTAGGAGATACAAAGATAGCAATGCAGGTACTTATCTATCCGGCTGTTACTATTGGAGAGGCTAAAGCAGAGGGGTATGAATGGAATGAGGATTTCTTTGAAGTATCAGAAGAGCATGGAGAAATCATCAAGAAAGGTTGTCTTGGACTTGGAAGACCAGGAAAAATTGAAGATGATTTGATGGCAGGATCATATATTGGTAATGCTCAAGATATCTATAATCCTTATATAAGCCCAATGGTTGCAAAATCACATGAAGGACTTCCAAAAACAATTGTAGCAGTGGCAGAATTTGATGGTTTAAGACTTCAAGGTGAGTTCTATGCAAAACAGCTTAAGGAAGCTGGAGTAGATACAACCTGCTATCGCTATAAAGGTATGACTCATGCATTTATTGATAAATTAGGACATGTTGCTCAAGCAGAGGATTTATGTATTGAGATAGCTAAGGCTATGAAGGAACTATAA
- a CDS encoding AI-2E family transporter — protein MDLEKKLRGKITILLVLAFALYIVFNHWGNVMGMLSSVYELFFPFILGGCIAFIINIPVTFISKKLLKLKRKGHGKVIIKYSRAISIVLSCFLILGVLAAISSIIIPNIIDTVKILPAAFDSSTIAFQNWLDSNTWLANNVMNLVNNMGIDWNHIFNTIKSTAFNGATSVLISTLGAATTFASATVEFILAFIFAIYILAQKEKLGIQFKKLLYAFMKKENVDSILEVLNLTSETFSNFITGQCTVSAILGVLFFVALMLFKLPYALVVSILIGSFSIIPVLGSAIGCILGAFLILMVSPIKAGIFLFIFIAIKQLEDNLIYPKVVGNSIGLPSIWVLFAITLGGKTFGVPGMIIFIPLCSVAYVLLRKEVNIRLEKKALKIN, from the coding sequence ATGGACTTAGAAAAGAAACTTAGAGGGAAAATTACTATTTTACTTGTTTTAGCATTTGCACTATATATTGTATTTAACCATTGGGGTAATGTAATGGGAATGCTAAGCAGTGTATATGAATTGTTCTTCCCATTTATATTAGGTGGATGTATTGCCTTTATTATTAATATACCGGTTACATTTATATCTAAAAAATTGTTGAAGCTTAAAAGGAAAGGCCATGGTAAAGTAATTATAAAATATAGCAGAGCCATCAGTATAGTGCTTTCCTGCTTTCTTATACTTGGAGTTTTAGCAGCAATTTCATCGATCATTATACCAAATATTATTGACACAGTTAAAATATTGCCAGCAGCCTTCGATAGTTCCACAATAGCATTTCAAAACTGGCTTGACAGCAATACTTGGTTAGCTAATAATGTGATGAACCTAGTTAATAATATGGGCATAGATTGGAATCATATTTTTAACACTATAAAATCTACTGCATTTAATGGAGCTACTTCAGTTTTAATTTCAACTTTAGGCGCAGCAACAACCTTTGCAAGTGCTACAGTAGAATTCATATTAGCGTTTATATTTGCTATATACATATTGGCACAAAAGGAGAAATTAGGTATCCAGTTTAAAAAATTACTATATGCCTTCATGAAAAAAGAAAATGTAGATTCAATACTAGAAGTGTTAAATCTAACCAGTGAGACTTTTTCAAATTTCATCACTGGACAATGTACTGTTTCTGCAATTTTAGGAGTTCTGTTTTTTGTAGCTTTGATGCTTTTTAAGTTACCATACGCTCTTGTAGTTAGTATACTTATTGGATCTTTTTCAATTATCCCAGTTTTAGGTTCGGCAATCGGATGCATTTTAGGTGCATTTTTGATTTTAATGGTTTCTCCTATAAAGGCAGGTATTTTCTTATTTATTTTTATAGCAATCAAGCAATTGGAAGATAATTTGATTTATCCAAAGGTCGTGGGAAATTCAATTGGACTACCTTCTATTTGGGTGTTATTTGCAATAACTTTAGGAGGAAAAACATTCGGAGTTCCAGGTATGATAATATTCATTCCTTTATGTTCAGTAGCTTATGTTTTACTTCGTAAAGAAGTAAATATTAGATTGGAGAAAAAAGCTTTAAAAATAAATTAA
- a CDS encoding helix-turn-helix domain-containing protein codes for MVALRSNLSSIDDIRYICRKIFGLSNIPIYFFDVNGEVLFEYSYEHSQNPLYTDKHQIFSELINICNSDKFFGLKTTKYLENFFCSKIIINDVFTGTILIGPTLSSEIDEKSISNLIKEFDIQHKFKKSLVEYYNHVVIMDYTAFLELVSLLLYQLYNYKLDFEDLQNYSELINVNYENKNSFDISQSKKRRDSVYHHSQGFEVQLLNYIKEGNVEELKEFLMSNSVGGEKGVHSKNPLRNEKNIFISFISLISHAAIEGGLDWELALSLSDFYIQAIEECNTIVGINEIYGKVLFDYTERVHKIRSENYSINVVKCKNYVFEHLYEKITVSQIADHLSMNANYLSHLFKKEVGISISEYIQKERIEEAKKLIRTGEKSLADIYAPLGFIDQSHFTKTFKKITGINPKEYKLLYQSNNKK; via the coding sequence ATGGTTGCATTAAGAAGTAACTTATCCTCAATTGACGATATCAGATATATATGCAGAAAAATTTTTGGACTATCAAATATACCTATTTATTTTTTTGATGTAAATGGAGAAGTTTTATTTGAATACTCATATGAACATAGCCAGAACCCTCTATATACTGATAAGCATCAGATATTTAGCGAGCTAATCAATATTTGTAACTCTGATAAGTTTTTTGGGCTAAAAACCACCAAATATCTTGAGAACTTTTTTTGTTCTAAAATAATTATTAATGACGTTTTTACTGGTACTATTTTAATTGGTCCAACACTTTCCTCTGAAATTGATGAAAAATCTATTAGTAATTTAATTAAGGAATTCGATATACAGCATAAGTTTAAAAAAAGCTTAGTAGAGTATTATAATCACGTAGTTATAATGGACTACACTGCTTTCTTAGAGCTAGTTTCACTGCTTTTATATCAACTTTACAACTACAAATTGGATTTTGAAGACCTTCAAAATTACAGTGAGCTTATTAATGTTAACTATGAAAACAAAAATTCTTTTGACATTTCACAATCTAAAAAAAGAAGAGATAGTGTTTATCATCATTCTCAAGGCTTTGAGGTTCAGTTATTAAACTACATAAAGGAAGGTAATGTAGAAGAGTTAAAAGAATTTCTAATGTCTAATTCAGTAGGTGGCGAGAAAGGAGTCCATTCAAAAAATCCTTTAAGAAATGAGAAGAATATTTTTATTAGCTTTATTTCACTTATTTCTCATGCTGCAATAGAAGGAGGCCTTGACTGGGAACTAGCACTTAGTCTCAGTGACTTCTATATCCAGGCTATTGAAGAATGTAATACTATTGTAGGTATAAATGAGATATACGGAAAAGTTCTTTTTGATTATACGGAAAGAGTACATAAAATAAGGTCAGAAAACTACTCCATTAATGTAGTAAAGTGTAAAAACTATGTGTTCGAACATTTATATGAAAAAATAACCGTTTCTCAAATTGCTGATCATCTATCAATGAATGCCAATTACCTATCTCACTTATTTAAGAAAGAGGTTGGTATTTCAATTAGTGAGTATATTCAAAAAGAAAGAATAGAAGAGGCTAAAAAATTGATAAGAACTGGTGAAAAATCTCTAGCTGATATATATGCACCTTTAGGTTTTATCGACCAAAGTCATTTTACTAAAACTTTCAAAAAAATAACTGGAATTAATCCCAAAGAATATAAATTGTTATACCAATCAAATAATAAAAAATAA
- a CDS encoding methyl-accepting chemotaxis protein codes for MERSMTSVHVDKVNKILFGVLWIIFIVSISINVSIHNNASVFSEIVLFTILLTATVLVLKKGNKNLIRNIISLGFLFYLTVATINATSDSRITYMYSFIFFIVFITLYFDTKFYALLAIVVDALLTGMVFYIHDFFVVLAPFLLIIFTSITLYFVTRNGSNLINEAIEKEEKAQELLLELKETMNIIKGNTTSLNSDIIECNNNLMSVKEGSNGITVTSEEVGKSVVAQTISISDICSMINEADNKMVETIEIVSDIKDRSAKANIAVSQGAHNIDDMSKQIIIINSAVSESLATVLELEQSMNEINKFLDSITQISSQTNLLALNAAIEAARAGEQGKGFSVVAEEVRKLAEQSSETVGLINSIINNIKSKTRTALKEVEEGSLAIKSGEMIVKQVSDSFKNIEKTFKDIDERIDSETRIFETFTMIFKNTRQEIEAVSSISEEHSAAIEEMLATIQNQNNNISNIFELIGQIKESSEVLEKMANRESNI; via the coding sequence ATGGAGAGAAGTATGACAAGTGTACATGTAGATAAAGTTAACAAAATCTTATTTGGAGTACTATGGATTATTTTTATTGTAAGTATATCTATTAATGTGAGTATTCATAATAATGCTTCAGTGTTTAGTGAGATAGTACTATTTACTATTTTATTGACAGCTACAGTTTTAGTATTAAAAAAAGGTAATAAAAATCTAATTCGTAATATTATTTCTCTAGGATTTTTATTCTATTTAACTGTAGCAACTATTAATGCAACTAGTGATTCAAGAATTACATATATGTATAGTTTTATTTTCTTTATTGTATTTATAACCTTGTATTTTGATACGAAATTTTATGCATTACTTGCAATAGTTGTAGATGCATTGTTAACTGGAATGGTGTTTTACATTCATGATTTTTTTGTAGTACTTGCACCATTTTTATTAATTATATTTACGTCAATAACCCTTTATTTTGTAACAAGAAATGGAAGCAATTTAATTAATGAAGCTATAGAAAAAGAAGAGAAGGCACAGGAGTTGTTGTTAGAACTTAAAGAAACAATGAATATAATAAAGGGCAATACAACTTCTTTAAATTCAGATATTATTGAGTGCAATAATAACTTAATGTCAGTAAAAGAAGGAAGTAACGGTATTACAGTAACCTCAGAGGAAGTAGGGAAAAGTGTAGTTGCCCAAACTATAAGTATAAGTGATATTTGCAGTATGATTAATGAAGCAGATAACAAGATGGTAGAAACAATAGAAATAGTAAGTGATATTAAGGATAGATCGGCAAAGGCGAATATTGCCGTTTCACAAGGTGCACACAATATAGATGATATGAGTAAACAAATAATTATTATTAATTCAGCGGTATCGGAATCACTAGCTACAGTACTTGAGCTTGAACAAAGCATGAATGAAATAAATAAATTTCTAGATAGTATAACTCAGATATCTTCTCAAACCAATTTATTGGCCTTAAATGCAGCAATTGAAGCTGCAAGAGCAGGAGAACAAGGTAAAGGCTTTTCCGTAGTAGCAGAAGAAGTAAGAAAGCTAGCAGAACAAAGCTCGGAAACAGTAGGATTGATAAATTCAATAATCAATAATATAAAAAGTAAGACCAGAACAGCATTAAAGGAAGTTGAAGAAGGAAGTCTGGCAATTAAATCTGGCGAAATGATTGTGAAACAAGTTAGTGATAGTTTTAAAAATATAGAAAAAACTTTTAAAGACATTGATGAACGTATAGATTCAGAGACTAGAATATTTGAAACTTTTACAATGATTTTTAAGAATACACGCCAGGAAATAGAGGCTGTATCAAGTATATCAGAGGAACACTCTGCAGCAATAGAGGAAATGCTAGCAACAATTCAAAATCAGAATAACAACATAAGCAATATATTTGAGCTTATAGGTCAGATTAAAGAGTCAAGTGAAGTCCTTGAAAAAATGGCTAATAGAGAAAGTAATATTTAG
- a CDS encoding MFS transporter, producing the protein MKSKEILQDENRKLTFLEKCVSASGGMTGTFFFQMIQMYLLFFYTDIFKVSPLYVAGLFLVVRIIDAFVTPLFGILVDRVTTPWGKYRPWFLIIGIPTAVFGFLTFTTVDLSSTGKIVYVTITYLVFSVCMAIAQAPGAAMTPAMTKRLDDRISLGTFNYIFVMIGAMFVSIGALPLINALGSGNQAKGFSMLMGSVGIVAILLNFAQFAILKERFVIPRDKDAKYSLKQIADSVLKNKTAIIGLVFIFILNLSNGLKSAIMIHYFKYFFHNEGLMVTMGIVGLIPTMLGVMLSGVITKKIGVRNNLVVGSLISIVTTVLVLFIPSTPNGMTVFIALSVIGALFGGITMPAQGTLMPAAMDYAEWKTGINSNAFMGSLQGFMQTFATAISGAIAAGALSIIGYVPNAEQSSTTLFGLKVLMSILPAVIYAFTLIVWKFDLTEEKQHQIAHELAERRKAAQVQA; encoded by the coding sequence ATGAAATCAAAAGAAATATTACAAGATGAAAACAGAAAGCTTACCTTTTTAGAAAAATGCGTATCTGCTTCAGGAGGTATGACAGGAACTTTTTTCTTTCAAATGATTCAAATGTATTTATTGTTTTTCTATACTGATATCTTTAAGGTAAGTCCACTGTATGTTGCAGGGCTTTTCTTGGTAGTTCGTATAATAGATGCATTCGTTACTCCATTATTTGGAATACTTGTAGATAGAGTAACAACACCATGGGGAAAATATAGACCTTGGTTTTTGATTATAGGTATACCAACGGCTGTATTTGGATTTCTAACATTTACAACTGTTGATCTGAGTTCTACTGGAAAGATTGTATACGTAACCATAACGTATTTAGTTTTCAGTGTATGTATGGCGATAGCACAAGCTCCAGGTGCAGCAATGACACCAGCTATGACAAAAAGACTAGATGATAGAATATCTCTTGGTACATTTAATTACATTTTTGTTATGATTGGAGCTATGTTTGTTAGTATTGGTGCATTACCTCTAATTAATGCGCTGGGAAGTGGTAACCAAGCTAAAGGATTTAGCATGTTAATGGGTAGTGTTGGTATAGTAGCTATACTATTAAATTTTGCTCAGTTTGCAATCCTTAAAGAGAGATTTGTAATCCCTAGAGATAAAGATGCTAAATATTCCTTAAAACAAATTGCTGATAGCGTATTAAAAAATAAAACAGCAATCATAGGTCTTGTATTTATATTCATACTTAATTTATCTAATGGTCTTAAATCTGCAATAATGATACATTATTTTAAGTATTTCTTCCATAATGAAGGTCTTATGGTAACTATGGGTATCGTAGGATTAATTCCAACTATGCTTGGGGTAATGCTAAGTGGTGTTATAACTAAGAAAATTGGAGTTAGAAATAATTTAGTGGTAGGTTCACTTATTTCAATAGTTACAACTGTATTAGTATTATTTATCCCTTCAACTCCAAATGGGATGACAGTTTTTATAGCACTTTCGGTAATAGGGGCATTATTTGGAGGAATTACTATGCCAGCCCAAGGAACCTTGATGCCTGCAGCTATGGACTATGCGGAATGGAAAACTGGTATAAATTCTAATGCTTTCATGGGATCATTACAAGGCTTTATGCAAACCTTCGCAACAGCTATATCGGGGGCTATAGCTGCTGGCGCATTATCAATCATTGGATATGTGCCAAATGCAGAGCAAAGCAGCACTACATTATTTGGATTAAAGGTTTTAATGAGTATTCTTCCAGCTGTAATTTATGCATTTACATTAATAGTTTGGAAGTTTGACTTAACAGAAGAGAAACAACATCAAATTGCGCATGAACTTGCAGAACGTAGAAAAGCAGCTCAAGTCCAAGCATAG
- a CDS encoding glycoside hydrolase family 3 C-terminal domain-containing protein, with amino-acid sequence MERDIKKLISEMTLEEKVSLCSGKDFWYTRDIERLGIPAIMMADGPHGLRKQEGASDHMGLNKSIPATCFPSAAGLACSWDKEIAKKVGIALGEEAQAEGVSILLGPGVNIKRSPLCGRNFEYFSEDPFLSSKMATSFIKGVQSQGVGTSLKHFAVNNQEHRRMSIDAIVDERTLREIYLASFEEPVKQGKPWTVMAAYNKVNGDFCSENNRLLTEILRDEWGFEDFVVSDWGAVVDRDRGVEAGMDVEMPNSGGIGDKKLLEAVKSGKLDERIIDRALERVLKVVFRAIENKKVNSVYSKEIHHDIAREVARESMVLLKNEDNILPLKRIESIAVIGAFAKKPRYQGGGSSHINPTKIDNIYEELEKLAGSNAKLTYSEGYDLVSDEIDKELINDAKEAAKNAKVAVIFVGLPDRYESEGFDRKHLRIPDNHIKLIEAVAEVQSNIVVVLSNGAPIEMPWLGKVKAVLEGYLGGQALGGAIADLLFGVVSPSGKLAETFPKKLCHNPSYLNFPGDDEKVEYKEGVFVGYRHYDTRDIEPLFPFGYGLSYSSFEYSDIKLDKKSITDEQTVTVTVKVKNTGDIEAKEIVQLYVKDVESSISRPEKELKGFEKVSLKPGEEKTVVFTLDKRAFAYYNVNLKDWHVETGSFEILVGKSSRHIVLRETLEVQSTVNLKKVLTKHSTFGDLMEHPIGAQVMQAMTPASSVDASASLDGLGTDPQEMMKGTVLRAAVAMSNGSFTEEMLQGILQAVNGSN; translated from the coding sequence TTGGAAAGAGATATAAAAAAGTTGATTTCAGAAATGACCTTGGAAGAAAAAGTGAGTTTATGTTCGGGAAAAGATTTTTGGTATACAAGAGACATTGAGAGATTAGGTATACCAGCAATCATGATGGCAGATGGACCTCATGGCTTAAGAAAACAAGAGGGTGCAAGTGATCATATGGGATTAAATAAAAGTATTCCAGCAACTTGCTTTCCATCTGCAGCTGGATTAGCATGTTCATGGGATAAAGAAATAGCAAAAAAAGTGGGAATAGCACTAGGGGAGGAAGCTCAAGCAGAAGGAGTTTCAATACTTCTTGGGCCAGGTGTAAATATTAAACGTTCACCATTATGCGGAAGAAACTTTGAATACTTCTCAGAAGATCCATTTTTGTCTTCAAAGATGGCTACAAGCTTTATAAAAGGGGTGCAAAGTCAAGGGGTAGGTACTTCACTTAAGCACTTTGCAGTAAATAACCAAGAACATAGAAGAATGTCTATAGATGCAATAGTAGATGAAAGAACTTTAAGAGAGATATATCTTGCAAGCTTTGAAGAACCAGTAAAACAGGGTAAACCTTGGACTGTAATGGCAGCTTATAATAAGGTAAATGGTGATTTTTGTTCTGAAAATAATAGACTGTTAACTGAAATTCTTAGAGATGAATGGGGCTTTGAAGATTTTGTAGTATCTGACTGGGGAGCTGTTGTTGATAGAGATAGAGGTGTTGAAGCTGGAATGGATGTAGAGATGCCTAATAGTGGGGGCATTGGTGACAAAAAACTTTTAGAAGCAGTAAAAAGTGGAAAGCTTGACGAAAGGATTATCGATAGGGCCTTAGAAAGGGTTTTAAAGGTAGTATTTAGAGCAATTGAAAATAAAAAAGTGAATTCAGTTTACTCTAAAGAAATTCATCATGATATAGCCAGAGAAGTGGCGAGAGAATCTATGGTTCTTCTAAAGAACGAAGATAATATACTTCCTTTGAAGCGTATCGAATCTATAGCAGTTATTGGAGCTTTTGCAAAGAAACCTAGATATCAAGGTGGGGGAAGTTCTCATATAAACCCTACAAAAATTGATAATATATATGAAGAGTTAGAAAAGCTAGCTGGTAGCAATGCAAAGCTAACATATTCAGAGGGCTATGATTTAGTAAGTGATGAGATTGACAAAGAGTTAATAAATGATGCCAAAGAAGCTGCTAAAAATGCAAAAGTTGCTGTTATATTTGTAGGATTGCCTGATAGATATGAGTCAGAAGGCTTTGATAGAAAGCATTTAAGAATACCAGACAATCATATTAAATTAATAGAAGCAGTGGCAGAAGTGCAAAGTAATATTGTAGTTGTGCTAAGCAATGGAGCACCAATTGAGATGCCTTGGCTTGGAAAGGTAAAAGCTGTTTTAGAAGGTTACTTGGGAGGACAAGCTTTAGGAGGTGCCATAGCAGACTTACTTTTTGGAGTTGTTAGTCCATCAGGTAAGCTTGCAGAAACTTTCCCAAAGAAACTTTGCCATAATCCTTCGTACTTAAATTTTCCTGGAGATGACGAAAAGGTTGAGTATAAAGAAGGCGTTTTTGTAGGTTATAGGCATTATGACACTAGAGATATAGAACCTTTATTCCCATTCGGGTACGGATTAAGTTATAGCAGTTTTGAGTATAGTGATATCAAATTAGATAAAAAATCAATAACGGATGAACAAACAGTTACTGTAACTGTTAAAGTGAAAAATACAGGAGATATAGAAGCAAAAGAAATAGTGCAGTTATATGTTAAAGATGTAGAAAGTTCTATATCCCGTCCAGAAAAAGAACTTAAAGGCTTTGAAAAAGTAAGTTTGAAGCCTGGCGAAGAAAAAACAGTTGTCTTTACATTAGATAAAAGAGCTTTTGCATACTATAATGTAAATCTAAAGGATTGGCATGTAGAAACTGGAAGTTTTGAGATTTTAGTTGGAAAATCTTCTAGACATATAGTTTTAAGAGAAACTTTAGAAGTGCAGTCAACAGTTAATTTAAAAAAAGTTTTAACTAAACATTCAACTTTTGGAGATCTAATGGAGCATCCTATAGGAGCACAAGTAATGCAGGCAATGACTCCAGCATCATCGGTTGATGCATCAGCAAGTTTAGATGGACTTGGAACAGATCCTCAAGAAATGATGAAG